One part of the Streptococcus sp. oral taxon 431 genome encodes these proteins:
- a CDS encoding ABC transporter ATP-binding protein yields MALLEVKNLTKHFGGLTAVGDVTLELNEGELVGLIGPNGAGKTTLFNLLTGVYEPSEGTVTLDGHLLNGKQPYKIASLGLGRTFQNIRLFKDLTVLDNVLIAFSNHHKQHVFASFLRLPAFYKNEKELKAKALELLKIFDLDGDAETLAKNLAYGQQRRLEIVRALATEPKILFLDEPAAGMNPQETAELTELIRRIKDEFKITIMLIEHDMNLVMEVTERIYVLEYGRLIAHGTPDEIKSNKRVIEAYLGGEA; encoded by the coding sequence ATGGCATTGCTTGAAGTAAAAAATTTAACCAAACATTTTGGTGGTCTGACAGCCGTTGGGGACGTCACTCTCGAATTGAACGAAGGTGAACTTGTTGGTTTGATTGGACCGAATGGTGCTGGGAAAACAACCCTCTTCAACTTGTTGACAGGTGTTTATGAACCAAGCGAAGGGACAGTAACCTTGGATGGTCACTTGTTAAATGGCAAGCAACCCTATAAAATCGCATCTCTTGGTTTAGGGCGTACCTTCCAAAATATCCGCCTTTTTAAAGACTTGACAGTTTTGGATAACGTTCTGATTGCATTTAGCAATCATCATAAACAACATGTTTTTGCAAGTTTCTTGCGCTTACCAGCTTTTTATAAGAATGAAAAAGAATTGAAAGCTAAAGCCTTAGAATTACTAAAAATCTTTGATTTGGATGGAGATGCTGAAACTCTAGCTAAAAATTTAGCCTATGGTCAACAACGTCGTTTGGAAATTGTTCGTGCTCTTGCTACAGAACCTAAAATCCTCTTCTTGGATGAGCCTGCAGCGGGTATGAATCCACAAGAAACTGCAGAATTGACTGAGTTGATTCGTCGTATTAAGGATGAATTCAAAATCACCATCATGCTGATTGAACATGATATGAACTTGGTTATGGAAGTTACGGAGCGTATCTATGTTCTAGAGTACGGTCGTTTGATTGCTCATGGGACACCAGATGAAATCAAGAGTAATAAACGTGTTATCGAAGCATATCTTGGAGGTGAAGCCTAA